One segment of Nostoc piscinale CENA21 DNA contains the following:
- a CDS encoding DNA double-strand break repair nuclease NurA, which produces MLDLTKLARQMQGLSQHLSQEAVAGRQRLELAQQHLINAYECQQDLIERQEKWRDRILFANATPIEPLETRIDIPVPPKVHTVIATDGSQIAPSHHEIAYCYLLNIGRVVLHYGQNRHPLLDSLPEVFYRPEDLYTSRQWGIRTEEWMSFCRTASEATVLAELACGVMEGRGGQGGQGGQGSKYVSSPLYPHSPLSTLSPSSSSQDRIPTLAMVDGSLVYWFLEQLPLEARDRILPPILQAWQQLRDAGIPLMGYLSASRNVEGINFLRLMACPHPVPDCVSYCPNQLEKVPCKVFEPLRDTALWSTQLQPGQRGPLWRSNARILEFYEGQNIYFCYVHVGTEIARIEVPAWVVENTAMFDEALGLMLAQVQKGYGYPVAIAEAHNQAVVRGGDKARFFALLEKQMIKAGLKNVGTSYKEARKRGSIA; this is translated from the coding sequence ATGCTTGACCTGACAAAATTAGCTCGACAAATGCAAGGTTTAAGCCAGCATCTCTCTCAAGAAGCTGTTGCTGGTCGTCAGCGTTTAGAATTAGCGCAACAACATTTAATAAATGCTTACGAGTGTCAGCAAGATTTAATTGAACGTCAAGAAAAGTGGCGCGATCGCATTTTATTTGCTAATGCTACCCCAATTGAGCCATTAGAAACTCGGATTGATATTCCTGTTCCACCTAAAGTACATACTGTCATCGCTACCGACGGTTCACAAATTGCCCCTAGCCATCATGAAATTGCTTATTGTTATCTATTAAATATTGGCAGAGTAGTTTTACACTACGGTCAAAATCGTCATCCACTACTTGATAGTTTGCCAGAGGTATTTTACCGCCCCGAAGATTTATATACATCTCGACAGTGGGGTATCAGAACTGAAGAATGGATGAGTTTTTGTCGGACTGCGAGTGAAGCAACGGTATTGGCTGAATTAGCTTGTGGAGTGATGGAGGGACGAGGGGGACAAGGGGGACAAGGTGGACAAGGAAGTAAGTATGTTTCTTCTCCCTTGTATCCTCACTCTCCCTTGTCTACCCTCTCTCCCTCTTCTTCCTCGCAAGACAGAATACCAACCTTAGCAATGGTGGATGGTTCGTTAGTTTATTGGTTTTTAGAACAATTACCTCTAGAGGCACGCGATCGCATTTTACCGCCGATTTTACAAGCTTGGCAGCAGCTACGTGATGCGGGAATTCCATTAATGGGTTATCTTAGCGCCTCTCGAAATGTGGAAGGAATTAACTTTTTACGGTTGATGGCTTGTCCCCATCCTGTTCCTGACTGTGTAAGTTATTGTCCCAACCAGTTAGAAAAAGTTCCTTGTAAAGTATTTGAACCTTTGCGCGATACAGCTTTGTGGTCAACCCAACTCCAGCCGGGACAACGCGGCCCTTTATGGCGGAGTAATGCCCGAATTTTAGAGTTTTATGAAGGGCAGAACATTTATTTTTGTTATGTTCACGTAGGTACGGAAATTGCCCGGATTGAAGTCCCGGCTTGGGTTGTGGAAAATACAGCTATGTTTGATGAAGCCTTGGGATTGATGCTGGCGCAAGTTCAAAAAGGATATGGCTACCCAGTGGCGATCGCCGAAGCGCATAATCAAGCTGTGGTTAGAGGTGGAGATAAAGCGCGTTTCTTTGCCCTTTTAGAAAAGCAAATGATTAAAGCTGGCTTAAAAAATGTTGGTACTTCTTACAAAGAAGCCAGGAAACGCGGAAGCATTGCTTAA
- a CDS encoding HAD family hydrolase, protein MTASSPTILALDFDGVICDGLIEYFEVAWLTYCKLWLPDNDTPPDDLALRFYRLRPVIETGWEMPVLIKALLAGMSDEQILQEWTTITPQILLKDNLQAREIGAKLDHLRDEWIATDLDGWLSLHRFYPGVIEKIKLTLDSHVQLFIVTTKEGRFVQQLLQQEGVNLPPTAIFGKEVKRPKYEILRELMQTANQQPVSLWFVEDRIKTLQLVQQQADLEDVKLFLADWGYNTQPERKAAQDDERIQLISLSQFTKNFSDWLS, encoded by the coding sequence ATGACCGCAAGTAGTCCCACAATTTTAGCCTTAGACTTTGACGGAGTAATTTGCGACGGACTAATTGAATATTTTGAGGTCGCATGGCTAACCTACTGTAAACTTTGGTTGCCAGATAATGATACACCGCCCGATGACTTGGCTTTGAGATTTTACCGTCTCAGACCAGTAATTGAAACAGGTTGGGAAATGCCTGTTTTAATTAAAGCTTTGTTGGCGGGAATGTCTGATGAGCAGATTCTTCAGGAATGGACAACAATTACGCCACAAATTTTATTAAAAGATAACTTGCAGGCTAGAGAAATCGGTGCAAAACTAGATCACCTGCGGGATGAATGGATTGCGACAGATTTAGACGGCTGGCTGAGTCTGCACAGATTTTATCCGGGTGTGATTGAAAAAATTAAATTGACTCTGGATAGTCATGTGCAGTTATTTATTGTGACCACGAAAGAGGGGCGCTTTGTGCAACAATTGTTGCAACAAGAAGGGGTGAATTTACCTCCAACGGCGATTTTTGGCAAAGAAGTGAAGCGTCCGAAATATGAAATTCTGCGAGAATTGATGCAAACAGCGAATCAACAGCCAGTTAGTTTATGGTTTGTTGAAGACCGTATCAAAACGTTGCAGTTAGTTCAACAGCAAGCTGATCTAGAGGATGTGAAACTTTTTCTGGCTGATTGGGGTTATAATACCCAACCAGAAAGAAAAGCGGCGCAAGATGACGAGCGAATTCAGTTAATATCGCTGTCACAGTTTACCAAGAACTTCTCAGATTGGTTGTCATAA
- a CDS encoding ATP synthase subunit I: MCSHNKLAVLVSSPVSLSEEPIAPPPTTQQDAPSGFEDTEPVNTSMQEFYQLYQKLLVITLVLTGIIFISVWIFYSLNIALNYLIGACTGVVYLKMLANDVERLGAEKNRLSKNRFALFIGLIILATQWNDLHLMPIFLGFLTYKATLLVYTVQTAFLPDS, encoded by the coding sequence ATGTGCAGTCATAATAAGTTAGCTGTACTGGTTTCAAGTCCCGTGAGCTTGTCAGAAGAACCAATTGCGCCCCCTCCGACAACACAACAAGATGCTCCATCTGGTTTTGAGGACACAGAACCAGTCAACACTTCTATGCAGGAGTTCTATCAACTCTATCAGAAGTTGTTGGTAATCACACTTGTTTTGACGGGGATTATATTTATCTCTGTGTGGATTTTTTATTCACTAAACATTGCCCTGAATTATTTAATTGGGGCGTGTACAGGTGTGGTTTACTTAAAGATGCTGGCTAATGACGTTGAGCGATTAGGTGCTGAAAAAAATCGTTTGAGCAAAAATCGTTTTGCTCTGTTTATTGGGTTGATTATACTAGCAACTCAATGGAACGATCTACACTTAATGCCCATTTTTTTGGGATTTCTCACTTATAAAGCCACGCTCCTCGTCTATACGGTGCAAACTGCGTTCCTTCCTGATTCTTAA
- a CDS encoding redoxin domain-containing protein: MITQSEKTTSPKLLMGNLAPVLEVKTLNGTIWKLADQTPNNYTMIVFYRGLHCPICEQYITDLEQKLDAFQKLGVEAIAISGDSLEKTQQFQQQANIQNTTIGYDFTPDDMRRWGLYLTKGHFESEPALFSEPAVFLIKPDGRLYFANIGTHPFSRVDFAFLLKGLEYIIPRNYPFRGTEW; this comes from the coding sequence ATGATTACCCAATCTGAGAAAACAACCTCACCCAAACTGTTGATGGGAAATCTGGCTCCTGTTTTGGAAGTCAAAACCTTAAATGGAACCATCTGGAAACTAGCCGACCAAACACCGAATAACTACACAATGATTGTGTTCTATCGAGGGTTACATTGCCCTATTTGCGAACAGTATATTACTGATTTAGAGCAGAAACTGGATGCTTTTCAAAAACTAGGTGTAGAAGCGATCGCTATCAGTGGTGATTCTCTCGAAAAAACACAACAATTTCAACAACAAGCTAATATCCAAAATACCACTATTGGCTATGACTTCACTCCCGATGATATGCGTCGTTGGGGACTGTATCTTACCAAAGGTCATTTTGAAAGTGAACCAGCTTTATTCAGCGAACCTGCTGTATTTTTAATCAAGCCTGATGGTCGTCTATACTTTGCCAACATTGGTACTCATCCCTTCTCCCGCGTAGATTTTGCTTTCCTGCTCAAAGGACTAGAGTACATCATTCCCAGAAACTACCCCTTCCGCGGAACCGAGTGGTAA
- a CDS encoding FHA domain-containing protein, which yields MQNINQFSNIGLSLQLFHVQTNTAFDLPPNLTVIRLGKSNEQHPPDIDVSSLPNAEVVSRAHAQIIVENGNYLIEDLGSSNGTFLNDVKLEAGTRYQLKVGDRINLGQGDAITFIWQNSPEHSPALATAVNSTQIVPPLVEQKQSIVVDKTTKLIGLSLIVASIVLLTANVRIGIFFGLPSIALCFAGIFVLCQQRVNRHLGWILIAIGVLIVIFTGRIFASVNLLLLIAASALFFIGYLLFTTGKIFGYDWRSLPQIINK from the coding sequence ATGCAAAATATCAATCAATTCAGTAACATCGGCCTAAGTTTACAGCTATTCCATGTTCAAACCAACACCGCTTTTGACTTACCACCAAATTTAACAGTGATCAGGCTTGGTAAGTCAAATGAGCAACATCCCCCAGATATTGATGTTTCCAGTTTGCCAAATGCAGAGGTTGTTTCTCGCGCTCATGCTCAAATTATCGTCGAGAATGGCAACTACTTAATTGAAGACTTAGGTAGTTCTAATGGCACATTTCTTAACGATGTCAAGCTAGAAGCGGGAACCAGATATCAGTTAAAAGTAGGCGATCGCATTAACCTTGGTCAAGGTGATGCCATCACTTTCATTTGGCAAAATTCCCCAGAACATTCACCAGCTTTAGCGACAGCAGTTAATAGCACGCAAATTGTACCGCCATTAGTTGAGCAGAAGCAATCAATCGTGGTAGATAAAACAACTAAGCTCATAGGTTTAAGTTTAATAGTTGCCAGCATTGTGCTGTTAACTGCTAATGTGAGAATCGGTATATTTTTTGGTCTACCTAGCATTGCGCTTTGTTTTGCCGGAATTTTTGTGTTATGTCAACAACGTGTCAATCGTCATCTCGGCTGGATTTTGATTGCTATAGGAGTCCTCATAGTTATATTTACTGGTCGAATTTTTGCCTCAGTTAACTTGTTATTGTTAATCGCAGCCTCAGCGTTATTCTTTATTGGTTATCTACTTTTTACAACAGGTAAAATATTTGGTTATGATTGGCGATCGCTTCCACAAATAATTAATAAATAG
- the atpE gene encoding ATP synthase F0 subunit C, whose product MDPLVSAASVLAAALAIGLAAIGPGIGQGNAAGQAVEGIARQPEAEGKIRGTLLLTLAFMESLTIYGLVIALVLLFANPFS is encoded by the coding sequence ATGGATCCATTAGTTTCTGCTGCTTCAGTTCTGGCTGCTGCTCTAGCAATTGGTTTGGCTGCTATCGGCCCTGGTATTGGACAAGGTAACGCTGCTGGTCAGGCAGTAGAAGGTATTGCTCGTCAACCAGAAGCAGAAGGTAAAATTCGCGGTACTCTGCTGTTAACTTTGGCGTTCATGGAATCCTTGACCATCTACGGTCTAGTAATCGCGCTAGTACTATTGTTTGCTAACCCATTTTCCTAG
- a CDS encoding F0F1 ATP synthase subunit B', giving the protein MFDFDATLPFMALQFLLLAALLNVIFYKPLTKVLDDRDNYIRTNTLEAKERLAKAERLTQEYEQQLAEARRQSQATLEAAQAEAKKITAQKIAEAQQEAQAQREKAAIEIEQQKQEAMRSLEQQVDALSRQILEKLLGPSLAR; this is encoded by the coding sequence ATGTTTGATTTCGATGCTACTTTGCCCTTTATGGCATTGCAGTTCCTGCTGTTGGCAGCCTTGTTGAATGTAATTTTCTATAAGCCACTGACCAAGGTACTGGACGATCGCGATAATTACATCCGAACGAATACCCTAGAAGCCAAGGAACGTCTAGCTAAAGCTGAACGCCTAACTCAAGAATATGAGCAGCAACTAGCAGAAGCTCGCAGACAATCGCAAGCAACACTAGAAGCAGCTCAGGCTGAAGCTAAGAAAATTACTGCCCAGAAAATTGCTGAGGCGCAACAGGAAGCTCAAGCTCAACGAGAAAAAGCTGCTATAGAAATAGAGCAACAAAAGCAGGAAGCTATGCGTTCCTTAGAACAACAAGTTGATGCTCTCAGCAGGCAGATTCTAGAAAAACTACTAGGGCCTAGTCTAGCTAGATAA
- a CDS encoding PAS domain S-box protein translates to MQTQVQSTVHHLPEQHSRFFSLSLDLLCIAGFDGYFKEINPAWTKILGWSAPELLGKPFIEFIYPDDQDNTLLEAKKLAMSCETVYFENRYLCRDGSYKWLAWSATPFVEEQLIYAVARDITLQKDNDVALQKTIQELEAFKFALNAHSLVAITDVTGRINYANDKFCEVSQYSREELLGQDHRIINSGYHSPEFFRNLWETIAAGKIWRGEIKNKAKDNSFYWVDTLIVPMLNNNSKPQQYVAIRTDITQRKRSELALLERSRLSLLSAEVSLSLSQSGTIAEILQSCINTISKYLDVHFVCIWTLEQQTQNLEFQAGVYCQNTKCHPLSSNQEFTNYSFVSNAIFNFISQNHQPILNESVRLSTPANHLDQQSSTLQFSAYPLIVEQKLIGIMALFSQESFNETVHNMLNWIANNVAVAIDRIWAREELLSRREALLLGLASQIRNSLDLDTILETAVHEIRSLLQVDRCYFLQYSPDFSQPHLTITHESRNHKLPSMLGNLSLASHGSLVNILVNQELVCVDSVQQNLSSQPNLPALFNEDETTAQLLLPVKSNVGSFGAIICSHCLGDRIWSNSDIGLLQAVTDQLAIAIDHAQLYTQSQAATLAAQAQAEKLTQTLHQLQQTQSQLIQHEKMSSLGQLVAGVAHEINNPVNFIHGNINYANEYVTDLLNLLYLYRKFYPEPTPEIAELEADLDLEFLIKDLANLLNSMKMGTNRIREIVLNLRNFSRLDEADKKLVNIHDGIDNTLLILHHRWKNNGIGLGISILKEYGNLPLIDCYPGQLNQVLMNILTNAIDALEESINQAKNSDEYGKKLLKPTIVVSTGNLDNNLIFIKISDNGSGMTEEVKRRLFDPFFTTKPIGKGTGLGLSISYQIIVEKHSGSLECISEPGKGTEFLIKIPVKLH, encoded by the coding sequence ATGCAAACACAAGTTCAGTCAACTGTACATCACTTACCAGAACAACATTCTCGCTTCTTTTCTCTGTCTTTAGACTTATTATGTATTGCTGGATTTGATGGTTATTTTAAAGAAATAAATCCAGCCTGGACAAAAATATTAGGTTGGTCAGCACCAGAATTGCTAGGTAAGCCATTTATTGAATTTATATATCCTGATGATCAAGATAATACGCTTTTAGAAGCCAAAAAATTAGCAATGTCTTGTGAGACGGTTTACTTTGAAAATCGCTATTTATGCCGGGATGGTTCCTATAAATGGCTGGCTTGGTCTGCAACACCATTTGTTGAAGAACAGTTGATTTATGCTGTGGCTCGTGATATCACACTGCAAAAAGATAATGACGTAGCATTACAAAAAACTATCCAAGAATTAGAAGCATTTAAATTTGCTTTAAATGCTCATTCTTTGGTAGCTATTACTGATGTCACAGGGAGAATCAATTATGCTAACGATAAATTTTGTGAAGTTTCGCAATACTCTAGAGAAGAATTATTAGGACAAGACCATCGCATAATTAATTCAGGTTATCATTCTCCAGAATTTTTTAGGAACTTATGGGAGACTATTGCTGCGGGTAAAATCTGGAGAGGAGAGATTAAAAATAAAGCGAAAGATAATAGTTTTTATTGGGTAGATACGCTGATTGTGCCAATGTTGAATAATAATAGTAAACCACAACAATATGTGGCTATTCGTACAGACATCACACAACGCAAGCGTTCTGAGTTAGCTTTGTTAGAGCGATCGCGTTTATCATTATTAAGTGCAGAAGTTAGTTTATCTTTATCTCAAAGTGGCACAATAGCTGAAATTCTCCAAAGTTGCATAAATACAATCTCCAAGTATTTGGATGTGCATTTTGTATGTATATGGACTTTGGAACAGCAAACACAAAACTTAGAATTTCAAGCAGGTGTTTATTGTCAAAATACTAAATGTCATCCTTTAAGTAGTAATCAAGAATTTACTAATTATAGCTTTGTTTCTAATGCGATTTTTAATTTTATATCACAAAACCACCAACCGATTCTGAATGAATCAGTCAGACTGAGTACACCAGCAAACCACCTTGATCAGCAATCCTCAACTTTACAATTTTCTGCCTATCCATTAATTGTTGAGCAAAAATTGATTGGAATTATGGCTTTGTTTAGTCAGGAATCTTTCAACGAAACAGTCCATAATATGTTAAATTGGATTGCCAATAATGTTGCTGTTGCTATTGATAGAATCTGGGCAAGAGAAGAATTGCTGAGTCGTAGAGAAGCATTATTACTAGGTTTAGCTAGTCAAATTCGTAATTCTCTTGATCTGGATACAATTTTAGAAACTGCGGTGCATGAAATTCGCAGTTTATTGCAAGTTGACCGTTGCTATTTCTTGCAATATTCTCCAGATTTTTCACAACCACATCTTACTATTACTCACGAATCACGTAACCATAAATTACCTTCTATGTTAGGTAATTTATCTTTGGCAAGTCATGGCTCATTAGTCAATATCCTGGTAAATCAAGAGTTAGTTTGCGTTGACAGTGTCCAGCAAAATTTATCTAGTCAACCAAATTTACCAGCACTGTTCAATGAGGATGAAACGACGGCACAATTACTATTACCAGTTAAAAGTAATGTTGGTAGTTTTGGTGCAATTATTTGCAGTCATTGTCTAGGCGATCGCATTTGGAGTAATAGTGATATTGGACTGTTACAAGCTGTAACTGATCAACTAGCGATCGCCATTGATCATGCCCAATTATATACTCAGAGTCAGGCCGCAACTTTAGCCGCCCAAGCCCAAGCCGAAAAACTCACTCAAACTTTGCATCAACTACAGCAAACTCAATCACAATTAATTCAACATGAAAAAATGTCTAGTTTGGGACAATTAGTAGCTGGAGTTGCTCATGAAATCAACAATCCTGTTAACTTTATTCATGGCAACATTAATTATGCCAATGAATATGTAACGGATTTACTCAATTTACTTTATCTCTATCGAAAATTTTATCCTGAACCTACACCAGAAATTGCTGAATTAGAAGCAGACTTAGATTTAGAATTTCTCATCAAAGATTTAGCAAATCTGCTGAATTCTATGAAAATGGGGACTAATCGCATTCGGGAAATTGTGCTGAACTTACGCAATTTTTCTCGTCTAGATGAAGCTGATAAAAAGTTGGTAAATATTCATGATGGCATTGATAATACTTTATTAATCCTCCACCATCGTTGGAAAAATAATGGCATTGGCTTAGGTATATCTATTCTGAAAGAATACGGTAATCTGCCATTAATTGATTGCTATCCTGGACAATTAAATCAAGTCTTGATGAATATTTTAACTAATGCAATTGACGCGCTAGAAGAATCAATTAATCAAGCTAAAAATAGTGATGAGTATGGTAAAAAATTACTTAAACCTACAATTGTAGTTAGTACGGGTAACTTAGATAACAATTTGATTTTTATCAAGATTTCCGATAACGGTTCGGGAATGACAGAGGAAGTTAAAAGACGTTTATTTGACCCGTTTTTTACAACCAAGCCGATTGGTAAAGGTACAGGTTTAGGATTATCAATTAGCTATCAAATTATCGTCGAAAAACATAGTGGTAGCTTGGAATGTATTTCCGAACCAGGTAAAGGGACAGAATTTTTGATTAAAATTCCGGTAAAGTTACACTAA